From Halorientalis litorea:
CCTGTGCATTTCGCTCGACGGTCGATGTCTCTACGTATCGCGTGTTCTGGGTGATGCCGTTCGTCGAGAAGTCCCCGATACGGAGTCCAACTCCACCGATACCCTGCTCGACCGGCGGGTTCTGACAGGGGAGCAGAATCGTCGTTCCGGTACTCGGGTTACATCCATTGAAAGTGTATCCTTCGGCGGCCGGTGCCGTCTGAATCGTCGTCGGAAGCACCGGCCAGAGGAAGTACAGCAGCAACAGTCCGATGCCAACGACGAGCAGTGCGTTCCCGGGATTGCGCCGAAGCCGCGACCCGAGAGAGTTGGTGCGACTGTCGTCCGTTCTCGGACCCTCTGCTGTCTCGTCTTCGCTCGGCGGACGCCACGCGAAGCAGAGAACGCCGCCGACAGTGCCGACTGTCATGCCGACGAACAGGCCCCCGAGCGCGCCGAGGATGGACGCCGTCGAGAGCAGGACGCCAGCCACGCCGAAGAACGTCGAGTGTTCCGGCCGAAGAAGCACGAAGACGCCGGACAGCGAGATGAGGATGGCGAACACCAATCCGATGAAACTGAACGACCCGCTAAGAAGCGTGACGTCGACGAGGAGTTGCATCGGAACGTACCCGACTATCATCCCGCCGAGAATCAGGAGGACTGCACCAGCAAACGGGCGCGTCCGCCGCCACTCGGTGAACTCTCGGTACCGCTCTCGGAGTGTTGTGGTATATCCGTCCATTTAGTTCGGCCCTCCGAATTCGTACCGTCCGTCGTTGTTCGTGTCCCACCAGACATCGGCCTCAAAGGCGGGGAAGTCGAACGACCGAACAGCTAGGTAGTGGGCCTGTATTTTCACCCCTCCAACGAGGTCCGCCTGTGTCCCGGTCAGAGTGAGCTTCTCGCTCGGCCTCGTCCCATAACTGTCCTCGACGACGAGGTTCTGGAACTGTGCGAAGTCAGACCGGATGGCACTCGCTTTGACGATGACACCCTCTGCTTGTAGATTCGCGTCGTTGACTGAGGTGAGTCTGATGTTGACCGTCCCCTTCACCCCCGGTAGGTCGCTGATGTCCTGCTTGATTGCGAGCGTGAAGTCCTCGATAGTCACCTGCTGAAACTCGATTATTGCCGCCGGCGTCGTCCCGTTCCGTGATTCCGCTGTCCCCGGATACACGAGCATCTGCTGTGCGTTAATATTGGACCCGGACAGAACGAACCCGCCGACACCTGCGACTGGATAGCCCCCCAGTGCTACCCCCGAACTCATGATAATCATGCCGACGACGGCCCAGAGCACCAACGCCGTGCCGAGGCCGGCGGCGATTCGGTTTTTATCGTACATGCATGAAGTCGTCCGACTGCCCCCACCCAGTGTTCCAATTCAAGCGACTCACTTTCGAGTCTCTCGCCACGTTGCTACTTCGCTATCTTTGTGCCAATATATAAAAATACTGCAGGCAATACACTATGGTTAATAAGCAGGAATACCCATCCCGCATCTATTCCGCTGATGGCGGCCGGAAAAAAGTACCGCACGGGACCGCACCGCTGTGGTCGGCTCAAACTGCCAGATACTCGGCGATGGCGTCCTCGTCGGCCAGCGACTCCGGCCCGACTTCGTCGACGATTTCGCCCCGCTCCATCGCGTAACACCGGTCGGCCATGTCACGGATGACGCCGAGGTTCTGCTCGACGAAGAGGATGGTCGTCCCGAGTTCCTCGTTGATACCGCGCATGTCGGTGCTTATCTGGTCGACGATGGAGGGCTGGATGCCCTCGCTCGGTTCGTCGAGCAGGAGCAGGTCCGGATTCGCCACGAGTGCCCGTGCGATGGCGAGCATCTGCTGTTGGCCGCCCGAGAGCGTGCCGGCCTGCTGGTCCGACCGCTCCTCCAGAATCGGGAAGTAGCCGTATATCTCGTCGTACAGCGTCTCGGTGCTGTCGGCGTTGACCGTCTCGCCCATCTTGATGTTCTGCTCGACGGAGAGTTTCGGGAACACGTCACGGCCCTGCGGGATGTAGCCCATCCCCGTCCGGGCGCGTTCGTCGGCACTCGCCGTCGTCACGTCCTGCCCGGCGTAAGTGATGGTTCCGGCAGTCGGTTCGAGCAGACCGATGACCGTCTTCAGGAGCGTCGTCTTGCCGACGCCGTTTTTCCCCATCACGCCGACGATTTCGCCCTCCGCGACGGAGAGGTCCACGTCCCGCAGGATGGGTGTCCGGTCGTACGCCGCGGTCACGTCGTCGAGTTCGAGCAGTGTCATTCGTCTTCCCCCAGGTAGATGCGCTGGACGGCCGGGTCCGCCTTGATGTCCTCGATGGGTCCCTCGCGGAACACCTCGCCGTTGTGGAGGACGGTCACCTCGTCGGCGATGTCGGCCACGAAGTCCGTGTCGTGTTCGATGACGACGAAGGCGATGCCCGCCTCCTCGTTGAGTCGGGTGATGCGCTCGGCGATCTCCCGGCGCTCCTCGACGTCCAGTCCGGCCACCGGTTCGTCGAGCAGGAGCAGGTCCGGGTCCAGTGCCGCCGCCATCCCGATTTCGAGTTGCTGTTGCTGGCCGTGGGAGAGCGCGTTGGCCGCGACGTCCTCGTAGCCGGTCAGTCCCGCCGTCTCGATGGCCTCTGCGATGCGCTCGCGGCGTTCCCGCCCGCTCGCGGACTGCTGGACCGGCAGGCGGATGTTCTCGCGCACGGTGAGGTCGCCGTACACCGCCGGGACTTGGAACTTCATGCTGAGGCCCTGTTTCACCCGGTCGTGGGGCGCGAGGTCGGTGAAGTCCGTCCCGTCGTAGTAGACGCTCCCGGACGTGGGCATGTGGATGCCGGCGATGAGTTTCATCAGCGTCGACTTGCCAGCCCCGTTGGGTCCGATGAGACAGCGGAGTTCGCCCTCGGAGACGGCGAAGTCGACGTCGTCGATGGCGGTGAACCCGCCGAAGTCCTTGCGCAGGCTCTCGGTCTGTAACAGCGTGTCCGTCTGTGGCCCGGTGGCCCTGCCCGCCGGTGTCTGCCGGACGGCAGGGTCCTCGGCCGTGTCCTCGTCGGTGCTCACGAGTCACTCACCTCCGGGTCCGCCTCCTCGGCGGGGTCCGGCGCCGTCGGCCCGCCGCCGAACAGCCGGTACTGGGCGAACACGATGAGGTCCCGCGCTCGCGGGACGATGCCGCCAGGCAACAGCATGATGAACACGACCAGCAGCGCGCCGCGGATGACGTTCGCCCACAGACTGCCGAGCGAATTCGCCACGAACTGCAGGGCGATGGCCGCGATGACCGGCCCGATGAGCGTCTTCCGGCCGCCGAGACCGACCCAGATGACCGGCAACGAGGCGGCCACGAGGCCGAACTTCGCGGGCGTGATGTAGAACTGCCACGTCGTGAAGAGGACGCCGGACATCCCCGCCAGTGCCCCGCCGATGACGAACACGGTCAGTTTCACGCGTTCGGTCCGGTAGCCGAACATCCGCGTGCGCTGTTCGTCCTCGCGCATGGCGACCATCACGCGGCCGTAGTCCGAGTTGACCAGCACCCGCAACAGCAGGTAGGTCACGACCAACACCGCCAGCACGAAGTAGAAGAACGAACTGTTGTAACTGGTGATGACCACCGACGTCTCGCCGACGCCGAGCGCGAGTTGCGGGACGTTCATCCCGTTGAACCCGCCCAGCGCCGCCTCGCCGATGGTCCACTCGTCGCCGGCGGTCTGGTCCATGAACGTCTTCAGGACGAGCGTCGAGACGAGCGTGATGATGGTCGCGTACACGTCCCGGACGCCGCCGTAGAAGATGAAGTAGCCCAGCACGGCGGCCATCAGCGCGCCGCCGCCGACGCCGACCAGCAACCCGACCGTCCCGCCCAGCGGCGAGTTGACGTTGATGAGGACGATGCCGAAGACGTACCCCGCGACGCCGAAGAAGACCGACTGGCCGAAACTGAGGATGCCGCCGTACCCCCAGACGACCGCGAGCGACAGCGCGAGGAAGCCGTAGGCCAGAAACGACGACAGTGTGCGCGTCGAGACGAGTATCGACTTGATGGCCCCCGGCGCGAACGGGTACGCCGCCAGCAACCCGACGGCGACGACGAAGCCGAGCCAGAAGCCCCGGGAGTTGCCGAGCGTGTTCGGCCCCTCGAGGCGGTTGCGAATCCGGGCTATCGGGCCGCCGATGCCCTCGGAACCGCCGCCGTCTCCGGTGGTCTCTGCCGCCATCTCAGGCCTCCTTCCTGCGTTCACGCAGGCGTTCGACGTAGCCGCTGACACCGCCCGGCAGGAATCGGAGGATGAGCAGCGCGGTCACGAGCAGTGCGATGCGGCCGAAGAAGGGCGCTTCCGTCAGGTTCGTCACCAGCGCGTTGACGCCACCCAGCAAGCCCCCGGCTGCCGTCGTCCCGACGACGACGGACGTGCCGCCGGCGACGACGGCGACGAACGACTCGACGAGGAACGACTCGCCGAACTGCGGCCCGAGGTTCAGGAACGGGGCGTACAGCGCGCCCGCCAACCCGGCGAGCATCGACCCGACGACGAAGGTGGCGGTGTAGGTCCGCTCGGTGTCGACGCCCATCGCGCGGGCGGTGTCCTCGTCCTGAATCGTGGCCCGGGCGCGCATCCCGAACTCGGTGCGGGTGAACAGCAGGTAGGTTCCCGCGAGGACGACGACGGCGACACCCGAGAGTACCAGCGGGTACACCGAGTACGAGAACGCGCCGCCGGCGTAGTTGATAGCGCCGAACGGCGTGCCGGCCTGCGGTATCGAGGTCCCGAACACGATGCGGACGAGTTGGACCGTGATGAGGCTCAGCCCCCACGTGGCGACCATCGAGTCCACGAGCCGGTCGTACAGCGGGCTGACCAGCGGCGTCTTCGGGAGTTTCCGGCTCGCGCCGTCGGGCAGGGCGTTCGCGAGCGGTGGTCGCGTCTTCGCCCACAGCCAGTTCGGGAGCGCCCCGGAGATGACGGCACGCT
This genomic window contains:
- a CDS encoding DUF6114 domain-containing protein; translated protein: MDGYTTTLRERYREFTEWRRTRPFAGAVLLILGGMIVGYVPMQLLVDVTLLSGSFSFIGLVFAILISLSGVFVLLRPEHSTFFGVAGVLLSTASILGALGGLFVGMTVGTVGGVLCFAWRPPSEDETAEGPRTDDSRTNSLGSRLRRNPGNALLVVGIGLLLLYFLWPVLPTTIQTAPAAEGYTFNGCNPSTGTTILLPCQNPPVEQGIGGVGLRIGDFSTNGITQNTRYVETSTVERNAQGEGIAVGRIEIDNPDYTNGLSARKNFETPGGQRYSLLLKSSSGTIEGGSDNAITVDMSELYGEQITGTVLGIPLDFNNEITCEPRNSGTLSLGDGLGAQVDVTNLIINAHYIQASQWTLNDFELTLSPGTKRRETPANLETVDNCPGNHPRGTN
- a CDS encoding DUF6230 family protein, yielding MYDKNRIAAGLGTALVLWAVVGMIIMSSGVALGGYPVAGVGGFVLSGSNINAQQMLVYPGTAESRNGTTPAAIIEFQQVTIEDFTLAIKQDISDLPGVKGTVNIRLTSVNDANLQAEGVIVKASAIRSDFAQFQNLVVEDSYGTRPSEKLTLTGTQADLVGGVKIQAHYLAVRSFDFPAFEADVWWDTNNDGRYEFGGPN
- a CDS encoding ABC transporter ATP-binding protein, producing the protein MLELDDVTAAYDRTPILRDVDLSVAEGEIVGVMGKNGVGKTTLLKTVIGLLEPTAGTITYAGQDVTTASADERARTGMGYIPQGRDVFPKLSVEQNIKMGETVNADSTETLYDEIYGYFPILEERSDQQAGTLSGGQQQMLAIARALVANPDLLLLDEPSEGIQPSIVDQISTDMRGINEELGTTILFVEQNLGVIRDMADRCYAMERGEIVDEVGPESLADEDAIAEYLAV
- a CDS encoding ABC transporter ATP-binding protein, with translation MSTDEDTAEDPAVRQTPAGRATGPQTDTLLQTESLRKDFGGFTAIDDVDFAVSEGELRCLIGPNGAGKSTLMKLIAGIHMPTSGSVYYDGTDFTDLAPHDRVKQGLSMKFQVPAVYGDLTVRENIRLPVQQSASGRERRERIAEAIETAGLTGYEDVAANALSHGQQQQLEIGMAAALDPDLLLLDEPVAGLDVEERREIAERITRLNEEAGIAFVVIEHDTDFVADIADEVTVLHNGEVFREGPIEDIKADPAVQRIYLGEDE
- a CDS encoding ABC transporter permease subunit; translation: MAAETTGDGGGSEGIGGPIARIRNRLEGPNTLGNSRGFWLGFVVAVGLLAAYPFAPGAIKSILVSTRTLSSFLAYGFLALSLAVVWGYGGILSFGQSVFFGVAGYVFGIVLINVNSPLGGTVGLLVGVGGGALMAAVLGYFIFYGGVRDVYATIITLVSTLVLKTFMDQTAGDEWTIGEAALGGFNGMNVPQLALGVGETSVVITSYNSSFFYFVLAVLVVTYLLLRVLVNSDYGRVMVAMREDEQRTRMFGYRTERVKLTVFVIGGALAGMSGVLFTTWQFYITPAKFGLVAASLPVIWVGLGGRKTLIGPVIAAIALQFVANSLGSLWANVIRGALLVVFIMLLPGGIVPRARDLIVFAQYRLFGGGPTAPDPAEEADPEVSDS
- the urtB gene encoding urea ABC transporter, permease protein UrtB gives rise to the protein MVNGLNLLFQFLDNFAFIVLAASGLAIIFGIMGVINLAHGEFILVGAYATTLLSATGTPFLAGVSLPLPVAILVGVVVAGVFGLVVERAVISGALPNWLWAKTRPPLANALPDGASRKLPKTPLVSPLYDRLVDSMVATWGLSLITVQLVRIVFGTSIPQAGTPFGAINYAGGAFSYSVYPLVLSGVAVVVLAGTYLLFTRTEFGMRARATIQDEDTARAMGVDTERTYTATFVVGSMLAGLAGALYAPFLNLGPQFGESFLVESFVAVVAGGTSVVVGTTAAGGLLGGVNALVTNLTEAPFFGRIALLVTALLILRFLPGGVSGYVERLRERRKEA